The Meiothermus sp. QL-1 nucleotide sequence GGTTGTTCTTGGTGCGGCGTAGAAGAATCTGGATGACCCGCCTTATCTCTTCGTCCCGCCCGATCACCGGGTCCAGCTTGCCCTGCTCGGCCTGGCGGGTCAGATCCAGGCCGTACTGCTCCAGGGCGTTGTAGGTTCCCTCGGCATGCTCAGAGTTCACGTTCCGACCTCCTCTCACCTCGAGCATCGCCCGGCGCACCCCCTCCGCCTGCAGCCCCCCGTAGCCGGTCTCGGCCAGGGCCAGCAGGAGGGTGTCCAGAGCCACAAAGCGGTCCTTGAGCTCCGAGGCCAGCTTCTCGGCGCGCTCCAGAACCGAGGCCAACCGGGCCGACAGGTACTGCCCTCCTGGCGCGCCCGAGACCCTGGGCAGCCGGCCCAGTTCGGTCTGGGCGGCCTGGTAGATGCTGTGGGGGTCCTGCCCGGCCCTTCGCAGCACCTGCGCCGCCAAGCCGGCCGCATCGCGCAACAAAACCGTCGCCAGGTGGGGCAGGTCGATCTGGGCGTGCGCGGACTCCCGCGCCAGCACCTGGCTCTGGGCGATGGCCTGGCGGGCCTGTTCGGTGAAACGCTCGAGGTTCATACTAAGAGTAGTATGAAAGTTGAGCGTAATATTGTCAAGATTAGCCGGGCCTAGGCCTCCGACCCGCCAGCAGCCTCCAGCAACTCCACCAGCGTGCGCACCCCAAAGCCCGTGCCCCCCGCAGGGCCCAGGGCGTGGGGCTTCTCGCTGTAGGCCGGGCCGGCGATATCCAGGTGGACCAGCGGCTTCTCGGTGAACTGGGCCAAAAACAAAGCGGCGGTGATGGCCCCAGCGGCCCGGCTGCGCCCGTGGGTGTTCTTGAGGTCGGCGGTTTCCGACCTGAGCAGCTCAAGGTACTCCTCCTCCAGGGGCAAGGGCCAGACCTTCTCCCCGGCCCGCTCAGCGGCCTCCTGTACCTCGCGCCCAAAGCGGGGGTCGTTGGTGAAAAGCCCCGCTATCCTCTCCCCCAAGGCCACCACACAGGCCCCGGTCAGGGTAGAAAGCTCCACAATGGCCTCGGCTCCCTGCCGATCGGCATAGGCAATGGCATCGGCCAGGGTCAGCCGCCCTTCGGCGTCGGTGTTCATGACCTCGATGGTCTTGCCGGCCAGGCTCCCCAGGACATCCGAGACCCGGTAGGCCTGCCCCGAGATCATGTTCTCCGCTGCCGCCACATAGGCCCGCACCTCCACCCCAGGCCTGAGGCGGGCAACGGCCCGCATGGCCCCCAGCACGGCCGCTGCCCCGGCCATATCGCTCTTCATGGTGATCTGGTCGGCAGCGGGCTTCAGGGAATAGCCCCCTGTGTCAAAGGTAAGCCCCTTGCCCACCAGGGCCAGCACCCGCCGGGCCGGTCCTTCAGGCTTGTAGGTGAGCTGAATGAAGCGGGGCGGGTTGGCCGAGCCCTGGGCCACGGCATAGAAAGCCTCCATGCCGGCCTCCCTGATCTTTTTTTCATCCCAGACCTCCACCCCAAGGCCCAGCTCCGCCGCCAGCGCCTCGGCCCGGCGCGCAAGCTCTGCTGGGGTGAGCCGGTTGGGGGGTTCGTTGACCAAGTCCCGCGCATAGTTAACCGCCTCGGCCACCACCTCGGCCCGGTCCACCGCCGGGCCTGAGGAGCGGGCCAGCCACAGGCGCAGCCGCTCTGCTCGCCGCTCGGTGGTCTTGTAGCGGCCCCAGCTATACCCCCCCAGCAGGGCCCCCTCGGCCAGGGCGTAGCTGGCCTCCTTCTTGCCCAGCCGTTCGGCCAGGAAGGTCTCGCTTACGGCCTCGCGAAAGCCCAGCCGGGCCACCTCCTGCACCAGCTTGGCCCCGGCCTGCCGCACGGTCTCGAGGCTTACCCCTCGCCTTTTGCCCAGGCCAAAGAGCAGGGCAAACCTGGGCTCCGCCGAGGAATTGAGACTTACCAGCGCGCTTTCGCCCAGGTCTCCCTTAAAGCGCAGGGCCTCCATCACCCGGGACAAAGCCCCCTGGTACTTTTGGTCCAGCTTCTGGCCTTCCTCGCTCAATTCACCGCCCCAGACCCCCACCACCGCCAAAGGAGCAGGAATCTCGTCCAAAAAGCGCCGCGCCGAATTAACCTTTAGCTTCATATTCCCGCGAAATATACCACAGGATGGCCCAAAGGGCCCAGAAGCCCCCAAAGCCACCTAGTCCAGCCGGAAACGGGGCTCGGTCTCGTGCAGGCGCACCCGCTGGATGATGCGCTGGTCGTGTTCGCCCTCGTGGGTGCTGGCAATGACCGTAACGTAGTCGCGAATGGGGCTGCGGAGCACCTTTTTGGTGAGGACCTCCTCTACCTGGAAGATGCCGGCGGAATTGTTCATAATCACCCGGATTTCCACCGGAACCCGCTCACCCTTCAAAATCTGCACCTCGTCCACGGCCAAGGCGCTGATGGAGTGGATGTCCACCGAGCCCAGGGCGAAGGCCTTGCGCCCCCGGCCCTTGGTGATGTCGGTGCCGTCGGCCACCGCGGTGATGCCGGCCTCGATGGTGAGGGGCTCGGGGTCGAGGTCGTGGCAGTGGATGGCGTGGAGCATAAAGGCCCGCAGCTCGGTGCGCTGCTCGGGGTCACGGTAAATCTTCTCCAGGATGCGGTCCAAGATAGGCATGGCCAGCATCACGCTGAAGGCCTCGTGGCGCACGCGGTGGACCTGGTTGCCGATGTCGTGCAGCATGGTGGAGAGGAGAACCACCAAAAAAGCGTCGTCCAGGTCACCCACCCCGCTTTCTACGATGTCGGGGCGCACCCCATGGTCGGAGAGAAGCTGCAGGATGGTCACGCTGGCCGCGCCGGTCAGAAGAGCATGCACCCGTCCGTGGTCGTTGTAGCCCAGCTTGCGCACGGTGATGTAGTTGGCCATGTCCCAGTGGCCCCGGGCCTCGGGGTCTCCGCTCAGCATCTCGTAGGCCGAGAGGGCCTTGGGGTAACGCTGCAGCCCCTCGCGGATGGCCAGGTCGGCCTCCACGTAGAGCTTGGCCTTGGGCTGGGTGACCTGGACGGTGCGCTCGTTCATGACCGAACTGCCTTCCATGCCCTGATGGTAGGGCTGGTGCCCGGGAAGGGCCGTGACAAAAGACACACGCCTAGGCTCCCTTGAACTCAGGGGTGCGCTTCTCCAGGAAGGCCCGGGTGCCCTCCCGCATATCCTGGGTGGCGCAGGCCATGCCAAAGAGGTCGGCCTCGATCTCCAAAGCCTCCTGCAGATCGAGGTTTTCTCCCCGGCCCACCGCCTCCTTGGCCAAAGCCAGGGCCACCGGCGCGTTCTTGAGGATGAGCGCGGCCAGCTCCCGCGCAGTCTCCAGGGCATCCTCCCCCACCCGGTTCACCAAGCCCAGGCTGAGGGCCTCCTCCGCGGTCACATGCCGCCCGGTGTAGATGAGGTCAAGGGCCCGGCCCCGCCCCAGCAAGCGCGGCAGGCGC carries:
- a CDS encoding phosphohydrolase, whose protein sequence is MEGSSVMNERTVQVTQPKAKLYVEADLAIREGLQRYPKALSAYEMLSGDPEARGHWDMANYITVRKLGYNDHGRVHALLTGAASVTILQLLSDHGVRPDIVESGVGDLDDAFLVVLLSTMLHDIGNQVHRVRHEAFSVMLAMPILDRILEKIYRDPEQRTELRAFMLHAIHCHDLDPEPLTIEAGITAVADGTDITKGRGRKAFALGSVDIHSISALAVDEVQILKGERVPVEIRVIMNNSAGIFQVEEVLTKKVLRSPIRDYVTVIASTHEGEHDQRIIQRVRLHETEPRFRLD
- a CDS encoding leucyl aminopeptidase, with translation MKLKVNSARRFLDEIPAPLAVVGVWGGELSEEGQKLDQKYQGALSRVMEALRFKGDLGESALVSLNSSAEPRFALLFGLGKRRGVSLETVRQAGAKLVQEVARLGFREAVSETFLAERLGKKEASYALAEGALLGGYSWGRYKTTERRAERLRLWLARSSGPAVDRAEVVAEAVNYARDLVNEPPNRLTPAELARRAEALAAELGLGVEVWDEKKIREAGMEAFYAVAQGSANPPRFIQLTYKPEGPARRVLALVGKGLTFDTGGYSLKPAADQITMKSDMAGAAAVLGAMRAVARLRPGVEVRAYVAAAENMISGQAYRVSDVLGSLAGKTIEVMNTDAEGRLTLADAIAYADRQGAEAIVELSTLTGACVVALGERIAGLFTNDPRFGREVQEAAERAGEKVWPLPLEEEYLELLRSETADLKNTHGRSRAAGAITAALFLAQFTEKPLVHLDIAGPAYSEKPHALGPAGGTGFGVRTLVELLEAAGGSEA